Part of the Yersinia hibernica genome, GCACCGGATACCAATAACTGACCCATCGCCAGCCATCAAACTCCGGGGTGCTGCTGCGTTGCATGTTGATATCGGCTTCATTACACATTAACTGTAGTAGAAACCATCGCTGTTTTTGGCCGATGCATACCGGCTTTGTATCCCAACGCACCAAACGTTTGGGTAATTTGTAACGTAACCAGTTACGGGTTGAAGCCAGAATTCGGACATCCTTTTTGTTCAGCCCGACCTCTTCAAAAAGTTCGCGATACATGGCCTGCTCTGGTGTTTCTCCGGGGTTTATCCCCCCTTGCGGAAACTGCCAAGAGTGCTGACCGTAACGTCTGGCCCACAACACTTCTCCCTGCCGATTACAAATTACGATACCCACGTTCGGGCGGTAGCCATCATCATCGATCACCGGACTACCTCGATAAGCTTAAAACTCAAAGATGCTCTGATTGTTTCACACTAGCAACAGGCGGTAAACCACTGCTTATCTGCCAGTGAAACCTGATAACTCTGGGATAACTCACAGATATTGGCAAAGTTATAAACACCCTAGGGGTTACATCCCGCATTTTATTCACTTTTTCTGTGGATATAGGTGTGCAGAACTCTAGGGAAAAGCAGGTACAACTCATTTTAACGTAATTATACGT contains:
- the rppH gene encoding RNA pyrophosphohydrolase, which produces MIDDDGYRPNVGIVICNRQGEVLWARRYGQHSWQFPQGGINPGETPEQAMYRELFEEVGLNKKDVRILASTRNWLRYKLPKRLVRWDTKPVCIGQKQRWFLLQLMCNEADINMQRSSTPEFDGWRWVSYWYPVRQVVSFKRDVYRRVMKEFAPIVMPVQEAAPPRVPPAYRRKRG